DNA sequence from the Camelus dromedarius isolate mCamDro1 chromosome 24, mCamDro1.pat, whole genome shotgun sequence genome:
CAtcacattatttataaaataagaattacatttttatatgtttccaGAAGGAGCTCTAGTCCCTTAGGAAAGCTGCCTGGGACAGCATTTGAGCCTCTTCTTCACACAGGTATAACTTAACAGTACAGCTAATTTCTAGTCAATAGCATTTATACTTAACCACCTCAATGAACCAAGCTTGAAGGAATTTAAAAGGCAATTTAgcttaaatacaaaaataaatttttattttgttaaaaaatgtttaaatattttttcttttaatttagacACACGCATTCATACTTCTCCCAAAGAGGATGGGCCTGGCAGCAAGGCTCTTGGGCCTAGGGTATGTGGTTttggaacaaaggaaaaagaagggaaggggtggggagtaatgtaattttaaaatgtgattcatTAATTTAGGTTTTCTAACATACCCTACGGGTGATCTTGCCTACAGTgaggtgagggaggtgggaaagaaacagcagaggggagaggccTTTGCTTCCCCTTGGCCCCATCCTCCTGGGCTGCCAGCCCTTAAAAGTCAAAACACCATTTGAAAATCCAGGACTCGGCACTTACAGCCGTAAAGTGGTGCTACTTTGCACATTCAATTAGCTAGGCCCCAGAAACTTGAGAAACAGTTAAGTCCGGCACTACCAACATGCCGCCACTCATACAATTCAATGCTTCCTCCAAACTCGATTCAAAGAGCAATAGACATGAGCATCAGACAAAATAACACAGAACAAGGCTTTAAACGTACAATCCCGGAGAGGCAGACGAGCCCAGTGAGGCCAACAGGGAAGGTGGGTGAGGAGGCAGCTGAAAGCAGTGGTGGGCATCCTGCCTGCTCCAAGAGCTTCCATCTCCTGGAGTGAGGTACCACCCCTGGGTCTGCCAGGCTAACAGTCTTGAGCCACCAAGCTTTTAGGGGCCAAACTGGCAGAGAGGGTTGGGGATGAAACATCGGCTCAGACTTGGCAGGAGGAAGTGGAACAGCAGGAGCGGCACCCACTGGGGTCTCCAAGGCAAAGCTAGATTCAGgatcattttaaaaggaatcGATCCTGTAAGGAACCAGTGAGGGATAAAGCAGCAAGAAATGGGGAAACAGCCCCCTAAAGGGACAAGGGGAGAACCACTTTTTATAGCCAAGCCAAGCAAGGTAAAGCTTTAGGGATAAtccatttcccccagtcccatcAAGTGCATGTCAGAGATGCAAGTGGTGACCCTCCGTTACCCTCCGGCAAAGATGGCTCTCAGGGAAAAGGCGGGAAGGGAGGCCGCCTGACTAAGCTTAAACACCACACAAGAGTCAGGGAAGGAAGTGGACCATATGTACAGGTGTTTCTTTAGTTCTCTCCAGCCTCACCAGCGGAACTGTTCAAGTAAGGTAGCAGGCTCCTGCCCCGCCCTGTCCCGCCCCACCTCCCTCGATGGCCCGAGgcttctgcttcctggaggagagggaaaCAGCCGCCGGGGCTGCTGCTACCTCCCTGGTGGCTGAAGCCAGAGGCCTGGGGTAGGTCTGCTTTATGGAACTAGAGGGGTCAGAGGCTCTTCCTAGCAGATTTGGGCAAGGGGCGGGGGAATGGGCAGGGACAAAGGCTATTTCTTGCGGGTGTGCTGCCTTCGGGCCTGCAGTCGCTGCCGAGCCCCTGAGGTCTTGGATCCCGCACCGATGGAAAAGGAAGGGGCCGCTGGTCCTGGAAAGATTCAACAAGATCTCATCAGGGCAGCTGCGACCTGACAACACTCCTCTGAAGAACACTGGATGCTAGGAAAGGGCTTCCCAAGTTCTAGCAAtcattttgggggaggggctgattaaaaatgcaaaattccaGAACCACAGACAGTCTGGGAGTGAGGCCCAGGAAGGCGTTTTTACCTGGCTTCCCAGAGATCTGGGAAATTCTTCCTGAGCTGGCTCCTCCCTGATCTCTCTGTCCAACTCCAAACCTGGGTTGTGCTGGACTCCCAGGTGgaccagcccaccccaccccctcttcaGAGAGGAGATAAGCAGGTCACGCTGGCAACAAAGAGACTGGCCGCTTACCGAAAGGTCCAACTCCAACAAAGCCTTGGGTGGGTGTTGAGGATGCCCCAAAGGAGAGGCTGCTGCCCGATGTGCCCACCCCAGGGGCAGGGGTGTTCTGACCAAAGGTGGGTGTGGAGGTGCCTAGGATGAAGAGACAGCAGAGAACTGTTGAGACCAGGCTGGTGAGCGGAGGGCCTCAAAGCAGATGGTAATTATCCGAGTGAGGGTCTCTGCTCCCAGTAGGGCCTCCCCCAGAGGACCCTTCAGCTCCAGTTCACGCCACTAGAGGAACTGCTCGGGATAATTAAGCCCGAATACCTGCCACTCCAGGTGTGCCTCCAGCCTGCTCACAGCTGTGCTGCCGCAGAGACAGCCCCTCAGGGTTGCCTTCTGGCCACCTAAGGAGCAGGGCCTGTGTTCCCTTGACCACTAAACCACAGAAGAGGGGACACTCAGTGGACCCCCACCTTCTACCCTGAGGTTACCTCCCTTCTATCAGTACTAGATGTGTTAAGTCTCTTCTTGTTtgccccctccttcccactggGGGTCCCCTATCTCCCCACCGGGCGCACTGGGACTCAGTCATCAGCGAATGTGGCCGCCCTCGCCATCCTGCCATCCAGCACTGATGCTGCTTTCCCTCCTACCCCTTGGGGAGGGCTGCGTCCTCTGAGCTCTTCCTTGTCTGGGGACTGGAGTGGGGCAGGCATCTTTCTTGCTCCCTGAGGGCTGACCTTGCACAGGAGTCCTTCCATCTCCCCGTCCCCGCCACAGCTGCTCCAGTCCCCACTTCCCCGCCCTCGCTCCCAGCTCCCTGTTCCGAGCACCCTGGCTCCCGTGTTTCCTCAGCCTCCTCAGGAATCCCAGTCCACTGCCCTGCCCGCTTCACTTGCTTGAGCTTCAACAGGCTGGCTTTGTCTGCTACCGCTGATTTTAGGCTGGATGTTGCTGGAAAAGCACCAATGCTGACTTGTCTCACTTTAAATTCACTACTGTTTTCCAGCCTCCAGGTGGCCTGTGGTCCTGTGACATCTTGTGgcactcctccccttcccctgctccagAGCGACTGCTTCAACGGGCCCTCCTGTGTAGGCATTTCAGCCTAACCCACTCCTCAAGACCTTCTCTCACACTCcgtgaagaaaacagaagctacCAGGGTCAAAAGTCCTTATAATTCATCTTCCACGAGGCaaaagtcatttcattttttctgctTGAAATTCTACACTGATTTCCCTTAGTACTGACAATCCAGGCACTCAACCCTGGCCATGACTGACCTACTAACCAACTCTGCCTACCTCGCGACCTCATCTGATACCACTTTCCCTACTTTTAAACATACAGCCACACCTGACTTCCTCTGTTCATGAACCTACCCAACTTGTTTCTGCCTCTGGGCCCCTCACACCCCCACATCCTTCTTATCACAAAGACAGTCTCAGAGATTAAATGTGTTACTTCCTCAGAAAGGCATTCGCCCCCAGTCGttattaattacatattttatcaAGACACTTACTGCAACCTGACACTGTGTTTATGTGTTTCATACCTGTCTCTCTGCTACCACAATGTAACGCTCCCCAAGAGCGGAACTGTGCTAACACAGGAGCGCCCAGCACAGCCGACCGGGTCAGCTCCTGACCTTACCTCCAAACACAGGTTTGCTGTCTGGTGTGCTGGCCACACTGAAGGCAAAGGCTGTGTTCTGGCTGGGCATGCCCAAGCTGTTCTGACTCAAGCCTCCCCCGAAAGGGGTGGTGCTGCCAGTGGTCCCACTCTGTCCTGCTCCGAAGCCAAATGCTCCAGAGGCGGCACTGGTGCCTGCGGTGGCCACGCCGATCCCAAAGCCCCCACTGCTGGCTGGCGCCGCCGATCCCCCAAATGTGAAGGGCGATGGCGTTGCGCTGCCAAACATCGAGCTACTGGTCCCGCTGCTGGTGGTCTGGGTTGTAGCTCCAAAGCCAGAcgtggtggctgcaccaaaggaGAAAACAGCTGTGGTGCTGCCGAAGGCGGGCTGGGTGCTGGCAGGGGTGCCGAAGGCAGAGGCTGTGGGTTTCAGACCGCCAAATGCTGACTGTGTGGCGCTGCCAAAGgccggctgggctggggctggcgcTGGAGTTGCagttggggctggggctggggctgcagagtTTCCAAAAGCAAAGGAGCTGCCAAAGCCAGGGGCAAGGCCTGGCTTGGTCGCCCCCTGCTGCTGCCCGTCAGTGGCCCCGAAGGTGGGCTGGGGGTTGGCTCCCGGGTAGGACGGCAGAGGGGGCTTTGCGCTTGAGCTGAAGGGGATGTTGAAAGCCAGGGTGCTTGTGCTACTGAATGTCAGCGTGGGCTGGCTGCTGGTGACCGGGGTGGAGGTGCTGAGGGTGCCGCCAAAACCACCAAAGCTGGCAGTGCTGCTGCCGCTGGCGGCGGTCTGAGCGGCACTGGGAAGGGACTGGCCAAAAGTGGTGACTGTTGCTGAAGCAGGCACAGAAGGAGACTTGCCAAATTGGAATATGGAGCCCATGGCCGGGGTGAAGCTGGCACCAGAAGCAGGCGGGGTCCCAaagaggaagggctgggaggtggaggcCGTGGTGCTGGTCACGCTGCTCAGGGTACTGGTCACGTTGCTCATACCGAAGCCGAACGCAGGCTTCGGAGCAGAGTCTGTGGAGGTGCTGGCTGTGGTCATGGAAGCCACTGTCGGGGTGGCACTGGCCTGGCTCGTGAAGAGAGGGGCGCTCGTGGTAGTGGCTGGAGGAGCTGTTTGCTTGAAGAAGGGAGTTAACAGGGGCACAGATGTAGGTGGCCCCATGGTGTTGAAGACAGGTTTGAAAGTGAGAAGTGGGGTGCTGGTCATCGTGGGGAGGGCTGAGCTGGAAGAGGCTGTGGTTGTGACCTTGGAAGGGCTAGAAGGCAAGGGGCCTTCATTCTCGCTTTTAGGTGGAGCTGCAAAAATGGGCTTGAACATGGGAGACGCTGAAGACACAACAGGAGCTGCAGAGACAGGAGGGTCTGCAGGTGGGGTGTTCAGCATTCCAAACAGAATGCTCTGCTtaggggtgggagatggggcagATGGGGCTGGGGACTTGGCAGATGTCTCGGCCTGAGGGGCTGGTGGTGACTTGGCGGTGTCAGTGACTGGCCCTGTGGAAGAAGCAGGGGTCAGACCCGAGAAAGTGGCTGTGGACGTGGAGTCTGAGGAGGTGCCTGGAAGGGGCCCTGACTGTGAAGAGCCAAGAAGGGCCAGAGGGCTGGGTGTCTTCAGAGGTGAATGGGCCACAGTGGTTGCCACTCCAGCAGATTCTGggaagaagagcagagaaaatgaatTCAGAATCCCCTCAAACCTGATGGTGCTcaaggcctggcacagagctagGGATTCAACAGTCAATAATTACAACTAAACCTATCACAGGCCCTTAAAATGTTCATTcctaaaaatgaagaagtttCACAAGCTCTACCCTTCACAGATCAGAAGAAAGATAGAAGGGGATAAAACTTAGCCTAGTTGGGGGTTAAATGTGTAGAAACCAAGGAACATCCAATCACCTGAACTCAAGTCCAGTCAATTACCTACAATATACCTTATTCATCAAACAAAGATGTGCTACATTC
Encoded proteins:
- the POM121C gene encoding nuclear envelope pore membrane protein POM 121C, giving the protein MSPAAAAAGGGERRRPIASVRDGRGWGCGGPAGAALLGLSLLGLVLYLVPAAAALAWLAVGATAAWWGLSREPRGSRAFSLVRNARRQRTLLASPPAKSAVNGSLLEPRSLLEGPDPAELLLMGSYLGKPGPPQPAPTPEARVLRERPGRRPPARTAPPAQSAHPNRVHVHPSLPTPLLRPSRRPAHRDCGTLSHRFVITPRRRYPIQQAQYSLLGVLPTVCWNGYHKKTVLSARNSKMVCSPVTVRIAPPDSKLTRSPIPEQIISSTLSSPSTSAPDPCAKETVLSALKERKKRIVEEEDQIFADSQENKRRRHDSSGSGHSAFEPLVANGVPASFVPKPGSLKRGLNSQSSDDHLNKRSRTSSMSSLTSTCAGGIPSSSRNAIASSYSSTRGLSQLWKRSGPSSSPFSSLPSSRSQTPERPAKKIREEELSHDSSSSTPLVTDKESQGEKVADTTTWKKQNSWNSPSTPGSSGQRKRKVQLLPSRRGDQLTLPPPPQLGYSITAEDLDLEKKASLQWFNKVLEDKTDTASNSVTENPSTSQSPFTFTLPAAGTATSPASLPAPSTNPLLESLKKMQNSPGLPSPPESAGVATTVAHSPLKTPSPLALLGSSQSGPLPGTSSDSTSTATFSGLTPASSTGPVTDTAKSPPAPQAETSAKSPAPSAPSPTPKQSILFGMLNTPPADPPVSAAPVVSSASPMFKPIFAAPPKSENEGPLPSSPSKVTTTASSSSALPTMTSTPLLTFKPVFNTMGPPTSVPLLTPFFKQTAPPATTTSAPLFTSQASATPTVASMTTASTSTDSAPKPAFGFGMSNVTSTLSSVTSTTASTSQPFLFGTPPASGASFTPAMGSIFQFGKSPSVPASATVTTFGQSLPSAAQTAASGSSTASFGGFGGTLSTSTPVTSSQPTLTFSSTSTLAFNIPFSSSAKPPLPSYPGANPQPTFGATDGQQQGATKPGLAPGFGSSFAFGNSAAPAPAPTATPAPAPAQPAFGSATQSAFGGLKPTASAFGTPASTQPAFGSTTAVFSFGAATTSGFGATTQTTSSGTSSSMFGSATPSPFTFGGSAAPASSGGFGIGVATAGTSAASGAFGFGAGQSGTTGSTTPFGGGLSQNSLGMPSQNTAFAFSVASTPDSKPVFGGTSTPTFGQNTPAPGVGTSGSSLSFGASSTPTQGFVGVGPFGPAAPSFSIGAGSKTSGARQRLQARRQHTRKK